The Malus domestica chromosome 06, GDT2T_hap1 genome has a segment encoding these proteins:
- the LOC103428272 gene encoding probable protein phosphatase 2C 8, whose protein sequence is MESLTLQDVDSRFENCYVNRRQRSITDRSSHELASVSSSKEHDPSSSSTHWSSENPQSPTEILVSAVGGSGNAEEESEKDMLKRTSCLSYGSISLIGRRRVMNDAVVVTTVDSYQFFAVYDGHGGSSVSNACRDRLHHHLAQEVEPWIRGGEGVVDWEKVMASCFTKMDEEVGGSVDGADTEGNRVNTVGSSAVVVIVGQNEVVVANSGNSRAVLCRGGVAIPLSRDHNPDRPDERERVEAAGGRVINCNGCRVLGVLATSRSIGDHYLKPYVISEPEVTISERTEYCDFLVIASDGIWDVVSNEHACQVVRRCLDADKKRRSSEGMSGSNAAADAAALLAQLALARGSKDNITVIVIELNKSAS, encoded by the coding sequence ATGGAGAGTCTAACTCTGCAGGATGTCGATTCTCGATTTGAGAATTGCTACGTGAATAGGAGGCAGAGGAGCATCACCGACCGGAGCTCCCACGAGCTTGCTTCGGTTTCGTCTTCGAAAGAGCACgatccctcctcctcctccacccaCTGGTCCTCCGAGAATCCCCAATCCCCCACTGAAATCCTTGTTTCCGCTGTAGGAGGAAGCGGAAACGCAGAGGAGGAGAGTGAAAAGGATATGTTGAAGAGGACATCCTGCCTCTCATACGGCTCGATCTCCTTGATAGGACGGCGGAGAGTGATGAATGACGCCGTGGTCGTGACGACGGTAGACTCCTACCAGTTCTTCGCAGTCTACGACGGCCACGGCGGCTCTTCAGTGTCGAACGCGTGCCGCGATCGGCTGCACCACCACCTGGCTCAGGAGGTGGAGCCGTGGATACGCGGTGGCGAGGGGGTGGTCGACTGGGAGAAGGTCATGGCCTCGTGCTTCACCAAAATGGACGAGGAGGTCGGCGGCAGTGTCGATGGCGCCGACACGGAAGGTAATAGGGTGAACACGGTGGGGTCCAGTGCAGTGGTGGTGATTGTGGGGCAAAACGAGGTCGTAGTGGCCAATTCTGGAAACTCACGTGCCGTTCTGTGCCGAGGCGGCGTGGCGATTCCCCTGTCACGTGACCACAACCCGGACCGACCCGACGAGCGCGAGAGAGTGGAGGCAGCGGGAGGGAGAGTGATCAACTGTAACGGATGCCGCGTCCTCGGAGTTCTGGCTACGTCGCGGTCGATCGGCGACCACTACCTGAAGCCGTACGTGATATCGGAGCCGGAGGTGACGATAAGCGAGAGGACCGAGTACTGCGACTTCCTCGTGATTGCGAGCGACGGGATTTGGGATGTCGTTTCGAACGAGCATGCGTGTCAGGTGGTGCGGAGGTGCCTGGATGCGGACAAGAAGAGGAGGTCGTCGGAGGGGATGAGCGGATCGAATGCGGCGGCGGACGCGGCGGCTTTGTTGGCGCAGTTGGCTTTGGCGAGGGGGAGTAAAGATAATATTACTGTGATCGTCATTGAGCTCAACAAGTCCGCCTCCTGA